Genomic segment of Saccharomycodes ludwigii strain NBRC 1722 chromosome VI, whole genome shotgun sequence:
attgttattactaacTATTTTGTAgtagaaataaatatagtCTATgacaatatcaaaaaatattgaagcTGACTTTTAGGGTTTTTAATGTTAACCATTTAATTGAATTTACAGGTTAAAAATTTGCGGAagatgcaaaaaaaaaaaaaaaaaaaaaaaaataaaaaaaaaaaattgttgggCGTTCGTTCCAATGAAAAATGACGGCATCAtgcatatttatttaagCGTTTATTTTCGTGTAAAGCGatctaataataagatAGGCTAAATATACTTATTACCCGGTTCATTGCATGTGATCAcgttttatatatttatatattttttttttttttcctttttttttaccgcATTTTCTCGCCCctttcccttttctttctttccttttttccgTAATAACCATTAGAGTTAAGCACTACTTTCAAGAATATTAATGCTTTAAAATCATATATGATCATCACAAAGTATATTTTAatcaaagaaaacaaaagcttaacagaaaaataaagaaatattgaCACGAGAATGATAGAAACATTAAAATTGTTACAAAAATACGATGATTTATTGGATAAACTAAATGATAGTTATAAAGCTGGTGTAAATGATTTATCACGATATAACTTGTGCTGTAATACCAATACAGGTCATCTTAGTAGTAGAGGGTCTACACTTTTTAGCATAGAAGAGAAGTTTCATACAGGCTTGAATTTAAAGCCAGTAATcaatgtattttttaataatgtcGACGATGATACTAGAAATATCACTACCGAGGGAGCAGTTAATGAAACATTGGATGCTAAGTCAGCATGTACTAGTAGTGGTAGTGCtgaaacaaataataaatcaggAAAACTGGTATATAAAGAAGATGATTGTGGCGGTAAAGATACCAATAAGATTAGAAAAAATcttgataataaagatgAGTGGGTGGAAATTCAAAAAGACAGTATAGTCTTTGAACAACAGCAAGAACAagttaatgaaaataataccaatatgATTCATAGACGCGGCAAAAGTAAGCCTAAAGTAAAATCAGCACAaaaagatgatgaaaaagatGCTGAAAAGGATGAC
This window contains:
- a CDS encoding uncharacterized protein (similar to Saccharomyces cerevisiae YHR060W | VMA22 | Vacuolar Membrane Atpase), with the translated sequence MIETLKLLQKYDDLLDKLNDSYKAGVNDLSRYNLCCNTNTGHLSSRGSTLFSIEEKFHTGLNLKPVINVFFNNVDDDTRNITTEGAVNETLDAKSACTSSGSAETNNKSGKLVYKEDDCGGKDTNKIRKNLDNKDEWVEIQKDSIVFEQQQEQVNENNTNMIHRRGKSKPKVKSAQKDDEKDAEKDDNAEKDGDDEKDDDDEKKKAKNERLKEKLDISTENDNTRKNYDKQRYLAYKEKMERDPILIYQMSIFNSIGTSTNSGSLKSCQSNFREVVKIAIELVNTRNDIYSELDKKK